A part of Capsicum annuum cultivar UCD-10X-F1 chromosome 6, UCD10Xv1.1, whole genome shotgun sequence genomic DNA contains:
- the LOC107873139 gene encoding auxin-responsive protein IAA4 has protein sequence MECVMAHEKDLNLKATELRLGLPGTEDESDKEIVSNFTNNKKRTLPEDEDCQSNSNSNDKTPPTAKAQIVGWPPVRSNRKNSFPSKKAETESGMYVKVSMDGAPYLRKIDLKMYRCYPELLKALEKMFKLSIGEYSEREGYKGSEFAPAYEDKDGDLMLVGDVPFEMFLSSCKRLRIMKGSEAKGLGCGI, from the exons ATGGAGTGTGTTATGGCCCAtgagaaggatttgaatctcaaGGCTACAGAGCTTAGATTGGGCTTACCAGGGACAGAAGATGAATCTGACAAAGAAATTGTCTCAAATTTTACGAATAACAAGAAGAGAACTTTGCCTGAGGATGAAGATTGTCAATCAAACTCCAATTCTAATGACAAAACCCCACCAACAGCCAA GGCACAAATTGTGGGGTGGCCACCAGTGAGATCTAACAGGAAAAATAGCTTCCCATCAAAGAAGGCAGAAACTGAATCTGGGATGTATGTCAAAGTTAGCATGGATGGAGCACCTTATCTTAGAAAAATTGATTTGAAAATGTACAGGTGTTATCCAGAACTGTTAAAGGCTTTGGAGAAGATGTTCAAGCTGAGCATAGGTGAATATTCAGAAAGGGAAGGCTATAAAGGGTCTGAATTTGCACCTGCTTATGAAGATAAAGATGGTGACTTGATGCTTGTTGGAGATGTTCCTTTTGA AATGTTCTTATCATCATGCAAGAGGCTACGGATAATGAAAGGTTCAGAAGCAAAAGGCTTAGGATGTGGAATTTGA